The sequence TTGCGTACCGAAGTACAAGCGCTGCGTACCGAAGTACAAGCGCTGCGTACTGAGGTACAAGCGCTGCGTACCGAAGTACAAGCGCTGCGTACTGAAGTACAGATAGCTTACGACACATTACCGCCCTTACATCAACACATTATTGATCTCGAATCGCGCTTGCTTGACGTCGATGAAGCTCTCTCGGAAGTGGCCTACCGGTTAAGCGACTCATCAACTACTAAGCCAACATGAAAGCAGTTGTTATTGTTCCACTGTTTCAAGGTGCCAGGTACATTCGTGCCTGCCTGAAATCGTTACAACAGCAGTCAGAACAACCGTATATTATCGTTGTCAATAATGGGAGTCAGGACGAAGGCCCCGCTATTGTTCGTCAGGAGTTTCCCAATATCGGACTGCTCGATTTTGCTCAACCCCTTGGTTTTGCCGGTGCAGTAAATGTCGGCATACGCACAGTACTGACTTCTGAAGACCGACCGGATATCATTATTGCGCTCAATCAAGATACCGAGGTCGATACAGACTGGCTTTCGGTCATCATAAAAACGTTCGAGAAACCGACTGTAGGACTGGTAGGTTGTCTGGCACGTTTTCCTGACGGCAGAATCCAGCATGCAGGTGGTACATTGTTAGAGCCACTGTGGTATGGAAAGAACCGTCAATCCATCGACGAATCCTCGCCAGTGCATTACGTAGCTGGTCTTGCATTGGGTATGCGAGTCTCACTGCTCGAACAAATTGGCTTGTTTGATGAAGGTTTCCATCCCGCTTACTTTGAAGATGTTGATTTATGTCTGCGTGCTGTGACACATGGTTGGCAAATAGAGCTGGCAAAAGAAGCAACGCTTATTCATCACGAAGGAGCTTTGCAACAGACGTTACCAGGCCATGCATATATCATTGAACGTCACCGCTGGCGTCTCCTTTTGAAACATCGCTCACTTACCGATTTACACGAAGTAGTTTTCCCTGCCGAGCGAACCCTCATGCGTGAGCGTGCAGAAGCAGGAACTAGCGACAACTTACGATCTGCGTATTTCCAGTCACTTCTTGCCCTTCCCCAAATTGCTCGAGAACGAGGCTGGACGAAAGCAGAGATAGACTCTATTCGTGAACAATTCATAAAACTGCGGTCTGAATCAATAGCTTGCGAACGCACTAGTCGTATTATCGGGTTGCAGCAGGCACTAGAAACTCATGTTTTGCCGCATAGCTCTATCCGAAATATTAGAGACGCTGAAGTGACATTGGCAAAAGATCAGAATCTTGATAACGACACTAATCATGCAAACGTTGCATACCTTGTCGAGACAAGTGATCAACAATCGGAAGATCAAGAATCACGGAATCACGAGGTTCATACTAGAAATAGTAGCGACGAACAGAATTTGCAAGACGATCAGGATTTGCAAATGGGAATATCCAAACGTCCCCTCTTTCAGACGGGATTATGCCCATCAGTAGCAATTGTGATATTGACATGGAATGGAATAGCAGTAACTCAACGTTGCCTAGATAGTTTACGTAATAAAACTCGCAATGTATCTTATCGCTTAATCGTAGTTGACAACGGTAGTACCGATGGAACTGTGGAATGGTTAAAAGCTCAACCCGATGTTACATTGATCGCCAATAATGAAAATCGTGGTTTTGCTGCTGGTGTGAATCAAGGTATTGCTGCTGCTCCACCAGATCATGATATATTGCTGCTCAACAATGATACTGAAATCATTGAGGAGACGTGGCTAGCTCACTTACGAGATACAGCAAACAGCCATCCAGATTACGGTGTCGTCGGT comes from Chloroflexus sp. Y-396-1 and encodes:
- a CDS encoding glycosyltransferase translates to MKAVVIVPLFQGARYIRACLKSLQQQSEQPYIIVVNNGSQDEGPAIVRQEFPNIGLLDFAQPLGFAGAVNVGIRTVLTSEDRPDIIIALNQDTEVDTDWLSVIIKTFEKPTVGLVGCLARFPDGRIQHAGGTLLEPLWYGKNRQSIDESSPVHYVAGLALGMRVSLLEQIGLFDEGFHPAYFEDVDLCLRAVTHGWQIELAKEATLIHHEGALQQTLPGHAYIIERHRWRLLLKHRSLTDLHEVVFPAERTLMRERAEAGTSDNLRSAYFQSLLALPQIARERGWTKAEIDSIREQFIKLRSESIACERTSRIIGLQQALETHVLPHSSIRNIRDAEVTLAKDQNLDNDTNHANVAYLVETSDQQSEDQESRNHEVHTRNSSDEQNLQDDQDLQMGISKRPLFQTGLCPSVAIVILTWNGIAVTQRCLDSLRNKTRNVSYRLIVVDNGSTDGTVEWLKAQPDVTLIANNENRGFAAGVNQGIAAAPPDHDILLLNNDTEIIEETWLAHLRDTANSHPDYGVVGCLLLFPNGLLQHAGTYMPQHNFWGYQIGGGEPFIGQYPGIREVEGVTGACMYIRRDVINTIGGFDETYFSYYEDTDYCLRALQAGFKIVCTGGAKVVHHENSSTRLNNVDWWKMFSHGQRVFLSKWRDYYRQRYRYGLVWHSLIAHATGYATSSREFVRELDRRGVDIRLACIFGTDYTEPPTRDPRLDQLRQRPKDTSLPQVVYSQGDAFIKNSGRYRIGFTMLESDTLPADWVYQANQMDEIWVPTHFTRDVFVQSGVRRPIHIIPLGFNPNYFHPHIQCNKPTSAFVFLSIFEWIERKAPEILLQAYVSEFKRSDDVVLVLKIFNHDTRLDVHRRIHELIDRPNAPRVVVLLNQEIAEHQMGGLYRSADCFVLPTRGEGWGMPILEAMACGLPVIATDWGAQRDFFNEQLGFPLRVRQLIPAVARSPYYAGSRWADPDIDHLRYLMRYVYEHQDEARERGARAAVEVRQRWTWEHAVDRIMERLESIILS